The Pseudomonas chlororaphis subsp. piscium genome contains the following window.
CAGGCCGAGGGCTTGCAGCAGGCTCGGCGGAATCTCCACGGCCGCCGGCTGCTTGGCCGGGAAGTCCATGGACAGGCGCTCGCCGTCACGGCGCACGCGCAACTCACCGCTACGGGTGCTGAAGCGCAGCAGTTCGCTGGGCTCGTTCAGCTGTTCGAAGAGCACCCAGGCCGCCGCCAGGGTGGCGTGGCCACAGAGGTCGACTTCCACGGTCGGGGTGAACCAGCGCAACTCGAACAGCTCGCCGTTGCGCACGAAGTAGGCGGTTTCCGAGAGGTTGTTCTCTTCGGCGATCCGTTGCAGCGTGGCATCGGGCAGCCAGGCGTCCAGCGGGCAGACCGCCGCCGGGTTGCCGCCGAAAGGCGTGGAAGAAAAAGCATCCACCTGAAAGATGTCGAGCTGCATCGGGTTCACTCCTGTTGACTGGCTTGGTCTGTGGCCCGGATCTGGTCCAGGTAGTTGTAGATGGTGTAGCGGGTGACACCCAGGGCCGCGGCGGCCTTCTCAATGCCGCCCTTGACGATGAACAGCCCGCGGTCCTGCATCTGGCGCACGGCTTCGAGCTTCTGGGCCTTCTTCATCAATGCCCGGCCGCCGGGACAGGCTTGCTGAATGATTTCCGCCATCAACTGCTCCATGTCCTGGGGCTCGTCGTGGCGCGGTTCGGGGGCTGTGCCCAGGCCCAGCAGCTCGCCCAGGCAGGCATGGGCGGCGGCGATACCGCTGAGGTCGGCGTTGGTGCACAGGGTGGCGAAGGGCTGGCCGCTGCTGTCGCGATACACCACCGTCGAGCTGCGCAACGGGCGACCGTCGGGCGCGGTGGTCGGGTAGTTCTCCACCAGCACCGGTTCGCTGCCGGAGCTATCCTCCATCGCCCGGCGTACGGCGATAAACCCCAGGTCCTCGCGCGGCCCGGCCAGCACCGGGCTGCCGACCCGGCGACCGGTGACATGGCCATTGGCGATGGCAAGGATAGAGGCCTCGGGCCGGGTCAGGTCATGCAGGACGATTTCGGTGTGCCGGCCCACCACGCTGCCGAGCATATTCAGGGTGCTGTGCAGCACCTTGAACACCAACTGGCGTTCGGCGGCACACTCGGGGGAAAAAGGGCTGCTGGGGGTTTTCATGGCGGTTTCGCAGAAAAAGAATCTGGCGAAAATATCAACAACAAGTTGAATATTCAACTTAATGTTGACTAAAGCCATTCAGCCTTCCTTTACGGTCCCCAACAGCCATTCCTTGAACGCCAGCATCGCCGGGCTCTGTGTCCGTGACTGCAAGCGGGTCAGCCAGTAACTGCCGGTGGTAATGCCCACCGCGAACGGCTGGACGATGCTGCCGGCGTGCAGCTGCCGGGCGAACATCAGCGGCGGTGCCAGGGCCACGCCTATGCCCTGTTGCGCGGCTTCCATCATGCCCAGGGACGAGTCGAAGACGATGCTGCGCGACGGCAGGGTGCTGGCCGGCAGGCCGGCGGCGCTGAACCATTCCGGCCATTCGTCGGTACGGTAGGAGCGCAGCAGGGTCTGGCCGAGCAGGTCGACGGGGCTGTGCAGCTGCCGCGCCAGCTCCGGCACGCAGAGCACCGACAGCGGCGCCTCCAGCAACTGGATGGCATCGGTGCCGTGCCAGGCGCCACTGCCGAAACGGATGGCGTAGTCCAGGCCTTCGGCGGCGACATCGACCCGGTTGTTGTGGGTCGACAGGCGCAGGTCGATAAACGGATGCCGCGCCTGGAAGTCCTCCAGGCGCGGCAACAACCAGCCAACGGCAAAGGTACCGACCGCGCCGACGCTGAGCATTTCACGGTAGTGCCCGCCTTCGAAGCGGCCGAGGGTTTCGGCGATGCGATCGAAACACTCGCACAGCACCGGCAGCAGGGTTTCGCCCTCGCTGGTCAGCATCAGCCCGCGGGGCAGGCGCTTGAACAGGGTGACGTTGAGCTGGGCCTCGAGGCTTTTCACCTGATGACTGACCGCCGCCTGGGTCACGCACAGCTCGATGGCCGCGCGGGTAAAACTCAAATGCCGCGCCGAGGCCTCGAAGGCCCGCAGGGCATTCAGCGGCAGATGGGGTCGAATCATGAGCATTCCCTAGTTTTTCTAATGGCTCCTGCGAAATATCGTCGTTTGTCGATCCTTCGCCGACCGCCTACATTGAGCCGGCTCGCAGCGCCCTGCCCCCTGACTGCAAGGACAGGCGCTGGTAAAAGCCGCTCGGAGTGTAGCGGCTATCACCCTGCAAAATCATGGAATGTCAGCCCATCATGCACAACAAAAACCTAGTCCTATCCGGATTTTTCGCCGTTTCCCTGCTGCTGTCCGGCGCCAGCACCTGCCTGGCCGCCAGCCAGCCGGACAGCGCCCTCAAGCCCCTGGTCGACGCGGCGATCCGCCCGTTGATGCAACAACAGGACATCGCCGGCATGGCGGTGGCCATCAGCATCAAAGGGCAGCCCCATTACTTTAACTACGGCCTGGCCTCCAAAGAGGGGCAGAAAGCCGTAGACGCGGACACGCTGTTCGAGGTCGGCTCGGTGAGCAAGCTCTTCACCGCGACCCTGGGGGCCTATGCCCAGGCCAGCGGCAAACTGTCCCTGAACGACCCGGCCAGCCGCTACCTGCCGGCATTGAAAGGCAGCGCTTTCGAGCATGTCAGCCTGTTGCAGTTGGGAACCTACAGCGCCGGCGGCCTGCCGTTGCAGTTCCCGGAGCAGTGGGACAGCCAGGACAAAATGTTCGGCTACTACCAGGCCTGGAAACCGGCCTTTGCCCCCGGCGCCCAGCGCCTGTACTCGAACCCGAGTATCGGCCTGTTCGGCTACCTGGCCGCGCAAAGCCTGGGCCAGCCCTTCGAGCAATTGCTGGAGCAGAAGCTGTTCCCGCAACTGGGCCTGCAGCACAGCTACATCCAGGTGCCGAACTCGCAGATGGGCAATTACGCCGAGGGCTACGGCAAGGATGGCAAGCCGGTGCGGGTCGGCCCCGGCGCCCTGGATGCCGAGGCCTACGGGGTGAAGACCACTGCCGCCGACCTGCTGCGTTTCGTCCAGGCCAACCTCAAGCCCGAGTCGCTGCCGCAACCCTGGCCGCAGGCAATCGCCATCACCCACACCGGCTATTACCAGGTCGAAGGCATGACCCAGGGCCTGGGCTGGGAGCTCTACCCCTACCCGCTCAGCCTGGACGCCCTGCTGGCTGGCAACTCGTCGCAGATGGCCTTCGAACCGCACCCGACCCGCTGGCTCACCCCGCCCCAGGCACCGCGGGCCAATACCCTGCTGAACAAGACCGGTTCCACCAACGGCTTCGGCGCCTATGTGCTGTTCGTGCCCGGCAAGGACATCGGCCTGGTGCTGCTGGCGAACAAGAACTACCCCAACGCCGAACGGGTCAAGGTCGCCCATGCCCTGCTCGATGCCCTGGACAAGCAGGTCGGCGCGGCTACGCAACCCTGAGAAAAACAGCGACCGGGTCGATTAACGGACCCGGTCGCTGGACCGGCTGGGGGCGCGCCTTATCCATGACAACGCGCTCCGCGACGATGATCGGCGCTGGATAAAACTGGCGGAACGCGCCATCCTCCGCGTCTTTTTTCCGCGCAGCCCCTGGGGCGCACGTTTTTCCAAGGAAGCCGTCCATGCACAACCAGCCGCTCAGCCCCACCGAGTTCGAATTCATCGAAGACACCCTGCTCAAGTACGGCGACGACCATTCCGTGCTCAACCTGGCCGAGCTCGACGGTTTTTGCACCGCCCTGGTGTCCGGCCCGGCCCAGGTGGACATCGCCGAATGGTTCCCGGCCATCTGGGGCGGGCAGAACCCGGACTGGCAGGACCCCGAGGAGTGCAAGCGCTTCATCGAGCTGAGCGTGCGCCACCTGAACGCCCTCGCCACCGCACTGGCGAGCGACTCGGCGAGCTTTCAGCCGCGCTTCGAACAGACCGAGCATCAGGACCAGCCGCTGACGCTGGCGGAAGAATGGTGCTTCGGCTACATCCGCGCCATGGCCGTAAGCAACTGGCCCGAACTGCCCGCCACCCAGGCCGCCCAGCTGCAAGCCATCATCACCTGCGCCGAACAGGACAACTTCGAACTGCCGGCCGACCTGGATCTGGTTCAGCATCGTCAGACTGTGGCCAGCGTCGAACAGGCAGCCCGGGCGCTGCATGACTACTGGTTGGCCCAACGCTGAGAGTGGTCTGGGGGCAGGTCACTCGCCTGCCCTCAGGTTCCAGACCAGCGAGCCAGGCTGCATCGTGAATAGTGCGGACTAGCTTCTTATTATCGTCATCGCTATGTACTCCAGGCCCAGGCTCACCAGCAGCCCGCCCATGATCCAATGCGAAATAATCAGTCTTCTTTTAAGAGGCTGAGGAAAGTTGTCTATCTCATCAGCATCCAACAATCCCCTTCTGATGAAGAAGCCGGGACATGCCAGATAACCCGCTACCACCCCCACCATCATCATCCGCCCCCAGGCTCCCATATGCAGATAGAACCTGTTGCCGGTGATCATCTGGCAGTTTTTGACATACCCGAGCATCTCGTCCATGCGGGTATATCCCCAGTAGATATAGACACCGATCATGGTGAACATACCGAGAAAAGTTATCCCGATAAAAACACCAAGCACGATATGTGCGGTAGTGATTACCATGCGTTCCTTCCTTCATAAATCAGCTCTCCCAAAAACTCTCCGGCTGCCCCTCCACCTTCACTGGCAAAATAGCTCCCACCACCGGCCACTACCAAACCACAGACCACGCTGCCAATACCACCTGTAGGGACACCCATAGCGACACAGATACTTCCAGCCATGGACGATGTTAAAAACGCCCCTGCTACCGCCCCGCCACCTACCCCACCCAAGAAGCTCCCCGTCTCCGTGAACTTCACCCTCTCACATGCCTCCTTGTTCCCTGCCAAACAAACATCCTGCACCTTCACATAAGAGGCCCCACCACCAAGCGCAGTCCCAATCCAACCACCCCACTTTAGAGTCTTGGACGCCCTGGAAACACCTTCAATATGCGTCGCGTACCCCGGTATCTGCCCCACTGCGCCCGCCTGGGTCCAGCGATGCACCAGACTACGACTGGAAATCCCCAAGGCGCTTTTAAGGCTGGGGTGATCGGGGAAGGCAATGCTCATTTTCGTGATGGGCAGCAGGCTAGCGTCCAGCTGTGCAAACAGCTTTTTTCTTTCACTGAAGAACTCGACGCTGCGCAGATGCCCATCCCGCAGAAAGAACTTCTGATGAAGTGCTTCGATATCCAGTAACGTTCTTTTTAAACCCTCCATATGGTTACCCGCGGCCGCCGTGCCGACGTTTAACGTCGTCGAGCCATAGGACAATATCGATTCAACCTGCGCCCGGTACTTGAACATAAAGGCCGCTTCTTCATCGCTCATGGACGCCAAGGCAGCACTGATCTTCTCCGCTGCTTCCATCAGCAAGGCTTCTTCACGGGTGCATTGATAGTTGTCGGGATGACTGAGCACAACAAGTTGACCAGGTTTGGCAGGACTCGATAGCTGGGGATTGAGCCGGCGGAACTTCTCCAGCACAGCCTCATCGGCTTGGCCGAACAGCACCGTCTCCAGTGCGGCGCGGGTCATCGGCGTTTGCACGATATGAAAACCCGGTTCTACCAGGTGTTGCGTGTCCTGCACGGACAGCGGCGGTGAAACGATATCGCCGTGAGCAACGGTCAGGCCGCGCACCTGATCCCGCGGCACCGCATCGGCAAACTCATTCTGCGGATACCCCTTATAAATAGCGTCGGCCCATCGCTGGGTATTGATCACCGCAGGCCCGATGTAATCGCTGTCGAGCGGGATGGTTGGCTGATCTCCGGAAATGACCGAACACTGGGTGGCAATCAGCCGATTGGCCCCGGTCGGACAGCCGCATTGCACAAGGCCACCTTCCACCGCCGTGGCTTGCTGGTTATCCAGCAAGGTGTGGTGACCTTCGGCGATATAGCCCACCGTCTGGCACACCGGGCACCACACCGGATCGGCAATGCGGGCGACCCGTTGATCCACGACGAAGGTGGTGGCTGATCCGGCAATGACCTTGCCGCCGGTTGTAGTGGGGTCGCCTTCCCTGATGACAAAGACCATGGCGTACGTTCTTGTTGAGGAATGGGCCTCGAACGTAACGACGCATAACCGACTGCTGAATCAGGCGATCCTGAAAGAGCCAGTCAAATCAGTGAGGCACACCCCCAAAAAACACAAAAGCCTCCCGCAGGAGGCTCTTGGTTCGACCCGCCAGCGCGGGTTCAGAACGCCAGCTTGTAGCCGATGGAAAACAGCATGACCGCCAGGAACGGCCGCAGCAGTTCGTCCGAGACGCGGCCGGTCATGTGGCTGCCGAGCCAGATCCCCGGCAGCGAGCCCATCAGCAAAAAGCCCAGCAGTTGCCAGTCCATGTTGCCCATGCTCGCGTGCCCCAGGCCGGCGACCAGGGTCAGGGGTACGGCGTGGGCGATTTCAGTGCCGACCAGGCGCTTGGTGGCCAGGAACGGGTACAAGATGAACAGCGCCACGGTGCCCAGGGCGCCAGCGCCGATGGAGGTCAGGGCGACCATGGTGCCGAGGACCACGCCAGTCACCACCGTCAGGCCGTTGAGGCTGGAATCCTTCAGGTGGTAGTGATCGCCGGCATGCTTCTGGGCAAAAGCCAGGAGCTTTTTCTTGAACAGGATCGCCAGCGCGGTGAGCAGCAGCACAAAGCCCAAAGCCTGTTTGATCACGCTGTTCAGCGCTTGCGGGTCGGTGTCCAGGCTCTTGAGGAACCACAGGGTGGCCAGTACCGCGGGCACGCTGCCCAGGGTCAGCCAGCCGGTGATCTTCCAGTCGATGTTGCGATTTTTCTGATGGACCAGCACACCACCGGATTTGGTGATGGCGGCGTACAGCAGGTCGGTCCCGACAGCGGTCGCCGGGTTGATACCAAACCACAACAGGATCGGGGTCATCAGCGAGCCGCCTCCCACCCCCGTCATCCCCACAATGAAACCCACCAGCAGGCCCGCGATTACAAAACCAAAATTACCCACATCCATCAATAAGCCCTACGCATCAACCGCGGCCAGGTAAAAAACTGGCGGCAGCATAGCGGCTAATGCTTATGTCCATTTATATAAATAAAATCTAACGTTATAACTCTTTGTCTTTTTTCCATGTACCCAGCGCATGAAACCTTCTAATTTCATGCACCAATCACATGTCTAAACTGACTCCTAAGCGGCCGGAAAAAACCTTCGAAGCCGTCCCTTTTCAGGTCATTTTGCTGGCGGAATCCGCTTCACCGCTTCGATCCAGTCCGGATTCAAACGCTTCTGCTCGGTGTCCATGCCCAGGGCTTCCATCCGCTCCTTGTGCCGGTCGATCTCGTGCACCACCTGGCTCAGCGCGCTGGAGTTGGCATCCAGCTGGTGCATCTGGGTCAGGCCCAGGTGGTAGAAGCGCAGCAGTTTCATCGCCGTCGGGTCTTGAGCCTCAACGCCGGCGGTGACGTGGTGCATGACGTTGGTCACGCTCATCAGGCTGCGCTTGAGCTGCCAGCCGTAGACCGCCGCGGCCATCCACGGCTGCGACCAGAAGCGCACGCGCATCAGCACGATGCTCAGCACCAACCCGGCCAGCACGCCGGCGACATTCAGGCGGAAGTTATCGCCGCCAGGCGTGCCGAACAGCAGCACCGCGGCGCTGGACAGCAGCATGGCCAGGGACAGGAAGATCAAGGCGATAAACAGCGTGCTGCGGCGGGTTTGCTGGCGAAAGCTCTCGGGGTTCTGCGGCTGGATCTCGAACATGGCAACGATGCTTGCGTGGCGGACAGGTCGGGCATTATCACCTCGCCGGCGCCCGGAGATGGCAAATAAATCCGCGCTGCGACAATCCACCCCGGCCATCGATGGCGCCACCCACACCGCCTAAGCGCTGCGGGTGGCCGGGTACTTCGCCCCCCCCCTCAGATCGCGCGGATATCGATCTCGTAATCGCAGCGACTGCTTTCATCCAGGTACTTGAGCTGCTGGCTGATGGCGTACAGCTCGGCCAGCCCCAACTCGTCGCGCAATCCAGTGAAGAAGTCGCCGTTCACCGGCCATTGCAGGTGCTGGTCGATTCCCAGGGCGTGGGTGATGCGGTGGTAGCGGTCGACGCCGGTCATGCGGATGCGCGCATGCCCGGCGTCGAATTGCAGGATCTCGAAACGGTATTCCGGGTTGGAGGTAAAGATCGCCGCGAGCACCAGCGTGGTGATGCCCCGGGCATTGCGCTCCAGCTCGGGTTTCCTCGCCATGTGGCGCTGCGCCAGGCTTTTGCCGTGCTGGTAGAAGGTCCGGCTGGACAGTTCCTGCATGCGCTCCAGGCCAAACAGCTCGCCGGCCTGCTTGAGCATCTGGCCGTAAAAGGACGCGGTGATACTGGATTGAGACTGGGTCAGTTCCAGCAGCGAGTCGGGGTAGAAATCATGGACCAGCGTCTGCCAGTCCATGTACGGGTGATAGACGTCCTGCGCCCTGAAAA
Protein-coding sequences here:
- a CDS encoding PhzF family phenazine biosynthesis protein, whose translation is MQLDIFQVDAFSSTPFGGNPAAVCPLDAWLPDATLQRIAEENNLSETAYFVRNGELFELRWFTPTVEVDLCGHATLAAAWVLFEQLNEPSELLRFSTRSGELRVRRDGERLSMDFPAKQPAAVEIPPSLLQALGLPRAEALYRTDDYLLVVEDEGIIAGLKPDFVALANFDVRGIAVTAPGQQFDFVSRWFGPSVGVNEDPVTGSAHTSLAPYWAQRLGKTRLSAEQGGARKGQLWCEVLDNGRVLISGQGALYLKGTIFI
- a CDS encoding helix-turn-helix transcriptional regulator, whose translation is MKTPSSPFSPECAAERQLVFKVLHSTLNMLGSVVGRHTEIVLHDLTRPEASILAIANGHVTGRRVGSPVLAGPREDLGFIAVRRAMEDSSGSEPVLVENYPTTAPDGRPLRSSTVVYRDSSGQPFATLCTNADLSGIAAAHACLGELLGLGTAPEPRHDEPQDMEQLMAEIIQQACPGGRALMKKAQKLEAVRQMQDRGLFIVKGGIEKAAAALGVTRYTIYNYLDQIRATDQASQQE
- a CDS encoding LysR family transcriptional regulator, producing the protein MIRPHLPLNALRAFEASARHLSFTRAAIELCVTQAAVSHQVKSLEAQLNVTLFKRLPRGLMLTSEGETLLPVLCECFDRIAETLGRFEGGHYREMLSVGAVGTFAVGWLLPRLEDFQARHPFIDLRLSTHNNRVDVAAEGLDYAIRFGSGAWHGTDAIQLLEAPLSVLCVPELARQLHSPVDLLGQTLLRSYRTDEWPEWFSAAGLPASTLPSRSIVFDSSLGMMEAAQQGIGVALAPPLMFARQLHAGSIVQPFAVGITTGSYWLTRLQSRTQSPAMLAFKEWLLGTVKEG
- the ampC gene encoding class C beta-lactamase; translated protein: MHNKNLVLSGFFAVSLLLSGASTCLAASQPDSALKPLVDAAIRPLMQQQDIAGMAVAISIKGQPHYFNYGLASKEGQKAVDADTLFEVGSVSKLFTATLGAYAQASGKLSLNDPASRYLPALKGSAFEHVSLLQLGTYSAGGLPLQFPEQWDSQDKMFGYYQAWKPAFAPGAQRLYSNPSIGLFGYLAAQSLGQPFEQLLEQKLFPQLGLQHSYIQVPNSQMGNYAEGYGKDGKPVRVGPGALDAEAYGVKTTAADLLRFVQANLKPESLPQPWPQAIAITHTGYYQVEGMTQGLGWELYPYPLSLDALLAGNSSQMAFEPHPTRWLTPPQAPRANTLLNKTGSTNGFGAYVLFVPGKDIGLVLLANKNYPNAERVKVAHALLDALDKQVGAATQP
- a CDS encoding UPF0149 family protein; this translates as MHNQPLSPTEFEFIEDTLLKYGDDHSVLNLAELDGFCTALVSGPAQVDIAEWFPAIWGGQNPDWQDPEECKRFIELSVRHLNALATALASDSASFQPRFEQTEHQDQPLTLAEEWCFGYIRAMAVSNWPELPATQAAQLQAIITCAEQDNFELPADLDLVQHRQTVASVEQAARALHDYWLAQR
- a CDS encoding PAAR domain-containing protein encodes the protein MVFVIREGDPTTTGGKVIAGSATTFVVDQRVARIADPVWCPVCQTVGYIAEGHHTLLDNQQATAVEGGLVQCGCPTGANRLIATQCSVISGDQPTIPLDSDYIGPAVINTQRWADAIYKGYPQNEFADAVPRDQVRGLTVAHGDIVSPPLSVQDTQHLVEPGFHIVQTPMTRAALETVLFGQADEAVLEKFRRLNPQLSSPAKPGQLVVLSHPDNYQCTREEALLMEAAEKISAALASMSDEEAAFMFKYRAQVESILSYGSTTLNVGTAAAGNHMEGLKRTLLDIEALHQKFFLRDGHLRSVEFFSERKKLFAQLDASLLPITKMSIAFPDHPSLKSALGISSRSLVHRWTQAGAVGQIPGYATHIEGVSRASKTLKWGGWIGTALGGGASYVKVQDVCLAGNKEACERVKFTETGSFLGGVGGGAVAGAFLTSSMAGSICVAMGVPTGGIGSVVCGLVVAGGGSYFASEGGGAAGEFLGELIYEGRNAW
- a CDS encoding sulfite exporter TauE/SafE family protein gives rise to the protein MDVGNFGFVIAGLLVGFIVGMTGVGGGSLMTPILLWFGINPATAVGTDLLYAAITKSGGVLVHQKNRNIDWKITGWLTLGSVPAVLATLWFLKSLDTDPQALNSVIKQALGFVLLLTALAILFKKKLLAFAQKHAGDHYHLKDSSLNGLTVVTGVVLGTMVALTSIGAGALGTVALFILYPFLATKRLVGTEIAHAVPLTLVAGLGHASMGNMDWQLLGFLLMGSLPGIWLGSHMTGRVSDELLRPFLAVMLFSIGYKLAF
- a CDS encoding DUF3087 domain-containing protein, with the translated sequence MFEIQPQNPESFRQQTRRSTLFIALIFLSLAMLLSSAAVLLFGTPGGDNFRLNVAGVLAGLVLSIVLMRVRFWSQPWMAAAVYGWQLKRSLMSVTNVMHHVTAGVEAQDPTAMKLLRFYHLGLTQMHQLDANSSALSQVVHEIDRHKERMEALGMDTEQKRLNPDWIEAVKRIPPAK